The stretch of DNA CGTCAGCAGCTTCGATAATTGCAACTACTTTTGCTCCGGCAACCTTTGGCGTGCCGATCTTAACGTCATCGCCGTCGATGACCATGAGTGGTTCGAAAACGATCTCTTTTTCGCCTGAGACAAGCTCGGTGCGAATCGTTTGGCCTGGCTCTACTAGATATTGTTTCGATCCAGTTTCAATAACAGCTAACATAGATTCGTATCTCTTTCTTTCTTATTTGGACAATATGTAA from bacterium encodes:
- the rplU gene encoding 50S ribosomal protein L21, coding for MLAVIETGSKQYLVEPGQTIRTELVSGEKEIVFEPLMVIDGDDVKIGTPKVAGAKVVAIIEAADEKADKVRVLKFKAKKREKTLRGHRQHYSLLKIAAITA